The following are encoded together in the Chaetodon auriga isolate fChaAug3 chromosome 4, fChaAug3.hap1, whole genome shotgun sequence genome:
- the hapstr1b gene encoding HUWE1-associated protein modifying stress responses isoform X2: MEERKEEGEAEIQEHGPEHWFSKWERQCLAEAEQGDPSEEETEQSQQKLWHLFQNSATAVAQLYKDRVCQQQGLSLWVPFQNAATAVTNLYKGNMEARQRSYDLGIHLGYQRRNKDVIAWVKKRRRTIRREDLISFLCGKVPPPRTARAPPRVAMVSASRPSPSETGSSVETDLQPFREAIALHGLSGAMASISVRSGPPGSPTHPAQPLSRRRNGLHDVDLNTFIAEEMALHLDSTANRKRGPAPCSDVITDSPTHKRNRML; this comes from the exons atggaggagaggaaggaggagggcgAAGCGGAGATCCAAGAGCACGGCCCCGAACACTGGTTCTCCAAGTGGGAACGGCAATGCTTAGCAGAGGCCGAGCAGGGTGATCCAAGCGAGGAGGAGACGGAACAAAGCCAACAGAAACTGTGGCATCTCTTCCAGAACTCTGCTACCGCGGTAGCACAGCTCTACAAAG ATCGAGTGTGTCAGCAGCAAGGCCTCTCTCTCTGGGTGCCCTTCCAGAAtgcagccacagctgtcacTAACCTGTACAAAGGCAA TATGGAGGCCCGCCAACGTAGCTATGACCTGGGCATCCACTTAGGCTACCAGCGCAGGAATAAGGATGTGATTGCATGGGTAAAGAAACGCAGAAGAACTATCAGGCGGGAGGACCTCATCAGCTTCCTGTGTGGCAAAGTTCCACCTCCACGGACAGCCCGCGCCCCACCCAGAGTTGCCATGGTGTCTGCAAGCAGACCCTCACCTTCAGAAACGGGGAGCTCTGTGGAGACTGACCTGCAGCCTTTCAGAGAGGCCATAGCACTGCACG gccTTAGTGGTGCCATGGCGAGCATTTCTGTGCGTTCTGGTCCTCCTGGTTCCCCAACTCACCCTGCCCAGCCCCTCAGTCGTCGTAGGAATGGCCTTCATGATGTGGACCTCAACACCTTCATCGCCGAGGAGATGGCGCTCCATTTGGATTCCACGGCCAATCGTAAACGAGGCCCTGCCCCTTGTAGTGATGTCATCACAGACTCACCTACTCATAAACGTAACAGGATGCTCTGA
- the hapstr1b gene encoding HUWE1-associated protein modifying stress responses isoform X1 has product MEERKEEGEAEIQEHGPEHWFSKWERQCLAEAEQGDPSEEETEQSQQKLWHLFQNSATAVAQLYKDRVCQQQGLSLWVPFQNAATAVTNLYKESMEARQRSYDLGIHLGYQRRNKDVIAWVKKRRRTIRREDLISFLCGKVPPPRTARAPPRVAMVSASRPSPSETGSSVETDLQPFREAIALHGLSGAMASISVRSGPPGSPTHPAQPLSRRRNGLHDVDLNTFIAEEMALHLDSTANRKRGPAPCSDVITDSPTHKRNRML; this is encoded by the exons atggaggagaggaaggaggagggcgAAGCGGAGATCCAAGAGCACGGCCCCGAACACTGGTTCTCCAAGTGGGAACGGCAATGCTTAGCAGAGGCCGAGCAGGGTGATCCAAGCGAGGAGGAGACGGAACAAAGCCAACAGAAACTGTGGCATCTCTTCCAGAACTCTGCTACCGCGGTAGCACAGCTCTACAAAG ATCGAGTGTGTCAGCAGCAAGGCCTCTCTCTCTGGGTGCCCTTCCAGAAtgcagccacagctgtcacTAACCTGTACAAAG AGAGTATGGAGGCCCGCCAACGTAGCTATGACCTGGGCATCCACTTAGGCTACCAGCGCAGGAATAAGGATGTGATTGCATGGGTAAAGAAACGCAGAAGAACTATCAGGCGGGAGGACCTCATCAGCTTCCTGTGTGGCAAAGTTCCACCTCCACGGACAGCCCGCGCCCCACCCAGAGTTGCCATGGTGTCTGCAAGCAGACCCTCACCTTCAGAAACGGGGAGCTCTGTGGAGACTGACCTGCAGCCTTTCAGAGAGGCCATAGCACTGCACG gccTTAGTGGTGCCATGGCGAGCATTTCTGTGCGTTCTGGTCCTCCTGGTTCCCCAACTCACCCTGCCCAGCCCCTCAGTCGTCGTAGGAATGGCCTTCATGATGTGGACCTCAACACCTTCATCGCCGAGGAGATGGCGCTCCATTTGGATTCCACGGCCAATCGTAAACGAGGCCCTGCCCCTTGTAGTGATGTCATCACAGACTCACCTACTCATAAACGTAACAGGATGCTCTGA
- the abcg2b gene encoding broad substrate specificity ATP-binding cassette transporter ABCG2b, with the protein MSKKEQTACSVEEYFQERGPTVTFSNLHYSVQEKRFCCKRGPEKHILKDVSGIMRPGMNAIMGATGSGKTSLLDVIAGRKDPAGLRQGKVLVDGKVVTSELRLSSAYVVQDDILMGTLSVRENLLFSANLRLDRQQHSSADKNSRVDAIIQDLGLTDCADTKIGTEFLRGVSGGERKRCSIGMELITSPSLLFLDEPTTGLDSNTANCIIHLLHNLSRRGKTVIFSIHQPRYSIFRQFDHLTLMHKGEVVYAGAADHALNYFTDLGYQIEPLDNPADFFMDITNGEAKLKGETLTADYKNLLATKYRQSHLFQNVLEELDHVNQSIAEGAKGQDEAAKYATSFQYQMRVVCGRTVLNTLRNPQTSYAQLALNIFFAVLVGLIYYQMPLTLPEGYQNRSGAFFFLIINMVFGNLSAVELFINERAIFIHENSSGYYRTSVYFLSKIFADLIPNRIIPILVFSAIAYYMMGLKPAFVAFLCFALTMSLVSLAGVSLAFLVSASVSSFAMANILIALPFVFMMVFGGYLVNLNAMLNWLSWLKWISIFRYGLNAAFINEMSGQLFHGNNTIIPGEVFLKSQDIDYSVWGFWQNHVALLGIILVCMFLAYVQLRRINRWK; encoded by the exons ATGTCTAAGAAGGAGCAGACTGCTTGCAGTGTTGAGGAGTATTTCCAGGAACGAGGGCCAACTGTCACATTCAGCAACTTGCACTACTCTGTTCAAGAGAAGAGGTTCTGCTGCAAGCGAGGTCCTGAAAAACACATCCTCAAAGATGTGAG TGGCATCATGAGACCTGGGATGAACGCTATCATGGGCGCTACTGGAAGTGGTAAAACATC acTCTTGGATGTAATCGCAGGCAGGAAAGACCCTGCTGGCCTGCGGCAAGGAAAAGTCTTGGTGGATGGCAAAGTTGTCACGTCTGAACTCAGGCTCAGCTCTGCCTATGTGGTTCAG GACGATATCCTGATGGGCACTCTGTCAGTGAGGGAGAACCTTCTGTTCAGTGCAAACCTGCGTCTCGACCGTCAGCAGCactcctctgcagacaaaaacagcagagtaGACGCCATCATACAAGACTTGGGCCTAACAGACTGCGCAGACACTAAG ATAGGGACCGAGTTTCTGCGTGGTGTATCTGGAGGTGAAAGGAAGAGGTGCAGCATCGGGATGGAGCtcatcacctctccctctctgctgttccTGGACGAGCCGACCACCGGACTGGATTCTAACACTGCAAACTGTATCATCCATCTACTGCACAA CCTGTCCAGAAGAGGAAAGACTGTGATCTTCTCCATCCACCAGCCACGCTACTCCATCTTCAGACAGTTTGACCATCTGACTCTGATGCATAAAGGGGAGGTGGTGTATGCAGGAGCAGCAGACCATGCACTGAACTACTTCACAGATCTCG GCTATCAAATTGAACCCCTCGACAACCCTGCTGATTTCTTCATGGATATCACAAATGGAGAGGCAAAATTAAAAGGGGAAACACTTACTGCAG ACTATAAAAACTTGTTGGCAACCAAGTACCGCCAGTCCCACCTATTCCAGAATGTGCTTGAGGAGTTGGACCACGTCAACCAGAGCATCGCTGAAGGGGCTAAAGGTCAAGATGAGGCAGCCAAGTATGCGACCTCTTTCCAGTATCAG atgcGTGTGGTGTGTGGCAGGACAGTGCTGAACACTCTGAGGAACCCTCAGACCTCTTATGCCCAGTTGGCTCTCAACATCTTTTTTGCTGTTCTGGTGGGACTCATTTATTACCAAATGCCCTTAACACTGCCCGAGGGTTACCAGAACAG GTCTGGGGCGTTCTTCTTTCTTATCATCAACATGGTGTTTGGGAATCTCTCTGCAGTTGAACTCTTTATCAATGAAAGAGCGATCTTCAT CCATGAGAACTCCAGTGGCTATTACCGCACTTCTGTCTACTTCCTGTCCAAGATCTTTGCTGATCTCATCCCCAACCGCATCATCCCCATCCTTGTGTTTTCAGCCATCGCCTACTATATGATGG GGTTGAAGCCTGCCTTTGTGGCCTTCCTGTGCTTTGCCCTGACCATGTCTTTGGTCAGTCTGGCAGGAGTCAGTCTGGCCTTCCTCGTCTCAGCAAGTGTGTCTTCATTTGCCATGGCTAACATCCTCATTGCTCTCCCCTTCGTCTTCATGATG GTGTTTGGCGGTTATCTTGTCAATCTCAATGCCATGCTCAACTGGCTGTCCTGGCTGAAATGGATCAGTATCTTCAGATATGGATTGAAT gcTGCATTCATCAACGAGATGTCAGGGCAGTTATTCCACGGCAACAACACCAT TATCCCAGGGGAGGTGTTTCTGAAAAGCCAGGACATCGACTACTCTGTGTGGGGCTTCTGGCAGAACCACGTGGCTCTGCTGGGAATCATATTGGTCTGCATGTTCCTGGCCTATGTGCAGCTGCGACGAATCAACCGCTGGAAGTGA
- the LOC143319003 gene encoding lipopolysaccharide-induced tumor necrosis factor-alpha factor homolog, whose protein sequence is MGSKVEEPFPTPPAYFLPDNSHTGHDVRIYHIHSPFSPPPPPPSFSFSPGVACSTQAQSPLPVSTVPPSTPRLKFVSYETELCRSPALTTCPFCQTQVTTQVTYRVGTHAWLMCLVFVLCGLLLGCCLIPLFVNHFKDAYHTCPRCRRVLHIHRKTCCE, encoded by the exons ATGGGGTCAAAGGTGGAGGAACCGTTTCCTACCCCTCCAGCGTACTTCTTACCAG ACAACAGTCACACAGGGCACGATGTGAGGATCTACCATATTCACTCACCTTTCAGCCCTCCACCGCcacctccttccttctccttttctcctgGGGTTGCCTGCTCCACCCAAGCTCAATCACCTCTGCCAG TGTCCACTGTCCCTCCATCTACTCCCAGGCTGAAGTTTGTGAGCTATGAAACAGAGCTGTGTCGCTCTCCAGCTCTGACAACGTGCCCATTTTGTCAGACTCAGGTCACCACGCAGGTCACCTACCGAGTCGGGACTCACGCGTGGCTCATGTGTCTCGTGTTTGTGTTATGCGG GTTGCTGCTTGGATGCTGCCTGATTCCATTATTTGTGAACCATTTCAAGGACGCCTATCACACTTGTCCTCGCTGTCGAAGGGTCCTCCACATACACAGGAAGACATGTTGTGAATGA